A genomic region of Metopolophium dirhodum isolate CAU chromosome 1, ASM1992520v1, whole genome shotgun sequence contains the following coding sequences:
- the LOC132937363 gene encoding uncharacterized protein LOC132937363 has product MMLVCDEKKCLKLINLNTFKDITIYNENLVAIHLNVDILKFDKPIYVGFSILDISKTLIYDFHYGSMVKTYGDNIQLMYTDTDSLIYNIMTVDYYNDLMNNLELLHRMDTSNFSIDHPYYCIDRKKLPGTFTDECNGIAIRQFIALRAKSYAFNIAGVEKIKAKGIRGHVVKNHLSISDHKKCLFWKGAMIDDKSARSMAIIQSELFKSIGHTSSTNEYTPFRVNNSFRSYNHQMKTISTVKLALNRLDDKRHVLDDQIHTLAHGHYRIEELERVEAEMVAMM; this is encoded by the exons ATGATGCTGGTGTGTGACGAAAAAAAGtgtttaaagttaattaacCTAAATACGTTCAAggacattacaatatataacgAAAACCTGGTCGCAATACATTTGAACgttgatatattaaaatttgataagcCAATATACGTAGGATTTTCTATTTTGGACATAtcaaaaactttaatttatgATTTCCACTACGGATCAATGGTAAAAACTTATGGCGACAATATTCAACTGATGTACACGGACAcag attCATTGATTTACAATATAATGACGGTTGACTATTACAATGATTTGATGAACAACCTTGAACTTTTACATCGCATGGATACTTCAAATTTCTCAATTGATCATCCATACTATTGTATCGACAGAAAAAAGTTACCAGGAACTTTCACTGATGAATGTAATGGGATAGCAATAAGACAATTTATTGCCCTACGAGCTAAATCTTATGCATTTAATATAGCTGGTGTTGAAAAAATCAAGGCAAAAGGAATACGTGGGCATGTTGTTAAAAACCATTTAAGTATTTCAGATCACAAGAAATGTTTGTTTTGGAAAGGTGCAATGATCGATGACAAAAGTGCACGATCTATGGCAATCATTCAATCTGAGTTGTTTAAATCTATTGGGCATACATCATCAACGAATGAGTATACACCGTTTAGAGTAAACAATTCATTTAGATCGTACAATCATCAGATGAAAACAATTTCAACAGTTAAATTAGCGTTAAACCGATTGGACGATAAGAGACATGTGCTTGACGACCAAATTCATACCTTAGCTCATGGTCATTATCGTATAGA ggAACTTGAGAGGGTGGAAGCAGAGATGGTTGCAATGATGTAG